CCTGCTCCCCGGGACCGGCTTGGACGCGTTCGTCGGCAGCTTGCCCTGGGGGCCCGGTGCCGACGCGCTCGAGACGGGAGCAGCCACGACGGGCGCATCGGCGGATGGCGTCACCGCCGGCGGTGGCGCCGGAGCCAGCGTGGGCGGCGAGCTCGGTTCAGGGATCGCCGCGCGCGGCTCGGGCGCTGTCGCGAGCGGCGCGGGGGCTGCCGTGCTCGGCTCGGAGGCCGTCGAGATCGCGGCGGCGACGCCCGCCGCGGCTGGCTCGTCCGCGCTCGACGCGGGCTGCGAGAGCCAGAGCGCCGCGCCTGCGAGCGTCCCGACCCCCAGCGCAATCCCGGCAGCGAGCGGCTTGCGGCGCGCCTTCGGCGGCAGCGAGGTGATGGCAGCTCCGGTCGAGGTCGCGGCGAATCGCCCGCGATCCGGGTCGGCGCCGTGCTCCGGGGCCACGGTCATCCCAGGTGCGGCCCCCGTCCTCGGGATGGCTGACAGCGCCTCGGGCGACGAAGGCGAGCCCTGGCCCGCGCGCGGCGAGGGCGGCGAGCTCGCGGCGGCCGCCACGCGGGCGCCGCACACCGGCATGCCGAACACCTCGCCGAGCGCGCTCACCGCGTCCGTGGCCCGGCGGAAACGTGCCGCGGGATCGAGCGCCGTGGCCCGCGCGAACCACGCGTCGAAGCCGGGCGGCAACGTCACGCCCAGCGAGCGCGCCCGCTGCACCGGCGGCTCCTGCGGGCCACGGACCGCCAGCATCGCGAAGGCGAACACGTCGCTGGCCTCGTTCGCCTCGGGATCCCAGTACGGGAATCCCACCAGCAGCGTGTACGCCATCATGCCCAGCGCATGGATGTCGGCCGCGCTGGTGAGCCTCTTGCCGACCTGGAACTGTTCGGGAGCCATGTAGAGCGGCGTGCCGAGGCTGCGCGTGGCGCCGGCCGCGGTGGCGCCCTCGGCGACGAGCTTCGCGACGCCGAAGTCGAGGATCTTCACGCGGATCGAGCCGTCCTCGCGCTGCGACAGGAAGATGTTTGCGGGCTTGAGATCGCGGTGCACGATGTTCGCCGCGTGGGTCCGGTCGAGGGCCAGCGCAGCCTGGTGGAGGTAGGTCACGACGTCGGCCGGCGGGAGGCGGCTCGTGCGCTTGAGGCGCTCGCCGAGCTCCTCGCCGCGGAGCAGCTCCATGACCAGGAAGGGCATGCCCGTCGCCTCGTCGACGCCCGCGTCGAAGACGTCGACGATGTGCTCGCACTCGATCGTCGCCGTGATGCACGCCTCGAGCTTGAAGCGCTCGCGCATCTCCTCGCTCTGGAAGAGGTGCGCGTGCATGACCTTCAGCGCCCGCCGGCGCTCGGTCGCGATGTGCGTCACCTCGTGGATGGCCCCCATCGCGCCGGTGGCGATGAGGCGCACGACGCGGTAGCGGCGGGCGAAGACGATCCCCTCGGCCAGCATAGTCGACACGATCGCCAAGCGTCGTTTAGGGTGCCCTCCCCGTCAAGGCGCCTCGGTGAAAAGGTTTGTTGTGACAGCCGTTTACGACGGTTTACGACGGTTTGCGACGATCCGGAGCGAGTCAAAAGCGCCCTTGCGCGCCGAGGACCGTTCCCGACGGCCCCACCTGAAGCACGGTTCCGCGGAGCCACATCGTGCCAGAGGGGCTCGCGGGCGCGGCCCGGCCGGGGGCCGTCAAGCCGAGCACCGCCGCCGCGCCGAGCGCTGTGAGCCCCACACCGAAGCTGACGGTGCTCACCAGAGCCATCGTGCTCCCTGTCTGCGCGGCGTCGAGCCCTGTCGCATCGCAGCTCTTCGGATTGCTGGCCCGGATAGCGCTGCCGCAGTGCTCGCTGACGACCGACCTCTTGCCGAGCACGAGCGCGCCCATCACCCCGCCGGCCACGAGCCCTGCCACGCCAAGCCCGCCTGTCACGTAAGCCGCCGTCCGAAAGCCCTTCCCGGCTGTCGCCGCCGCCGGGGCCTTCTGCGCGGCCGGCGCCTGGCTCTGCGTCCCGGCCGGGGACGTCGCCCGCGCCGGCGGCTGCGCGGGGGCGTCGGGCGCCGGCGGCCGCGCGGGGGCGTCGGGCGCCGGCGCGAGCTGGATCTCCAGCATCAGCGCCTTCGTCTCGCCCTCGGCGATCGTGACGCGTTGTTCCCACGGGGGCCCTCCCGGCGCCCGGGTCGACATGCGATGTTCCCCCGGATCCACCGGCAGCGCGACGCCCAGCGAGGCCGGCCCCAGGGGGCTGCCGTCGCGCAGCACCACAGTGCCCGGCGGCGCTCCTGCCGGCAGGGCGAGCGAGAGCCTCGGCACGCGCGACGCGAGCCGCTCGCGCTCGTCTCTCGCCACCTTCGGTCGATGTCCTTGACGGGCCTTTTGCGCCGGCGACATCCGCTCCACCCAGGCAAGGTAATTCCCGAGCTGCGTCACCGCCGTCGCGACGCGGCCCCACCGCGACTCGCACATGGCGAGCGTGAACAGCGTGCCCGGCTGGGGATCGAGCTGCTCGCTCTCGGCGAGCGCGGTGCAGCCTGCCTCGTATCTCCCTGCCCCCATGTCGGCGAGCCCGCGATTGAAGAGCTCCTCCGCGGCCGCGGCGTCCTGCGCTGCAGCGGGCGCGGCGAGCGAGAGCGAGCCGAGGGCCATGAGGACTTGCGTGGACCGGCGGAACCAAAACGTCATGTTCTATCTCACCAGGCAGGAGAAGGGGCCTCGGAGCGAATGGACGACCGTCCGGCAGGGGCGCGCGCAGATCACCGGAGGCCCCGGCGCCGGGCGCCTACGGCGTCCTCACGCAGCGGAAGCCGATCGCGCGGCCGTTGTCGTTCGCAGGGTAATGACCGCGGGATGACGTAGTCAGCCTGGACGACTCGTCGTTCCAGCCTCCGCCCCGGATGATCCGCTGCCCGTGGGCCGCCAGCTGAGCGCAATCGGTGCATGGAGTAGGATAACCTAAATACGAGTCCAGCGTCCATTCCGACATGTTGCCTGCCAGATCCGCGTGTCCCCACCTCCCGTCACCCAGGGGCGATTTCGACCCGACCGTCTTCATATGGGTGTACATGCACAGCGTGGGCCCCCCGGGGAGACAATCGTGCGCGGCGTGGTCCACATCGAGCGTCGTCGAGGACGGCGGGGCGGACCATGGATAGACTCGCTGCTCACTCCCGCCGGCAGCCGCGTAGTTCCACTCCGCCTCCGTCGGCAGCCTGCCCCCGTCCCACGCGCAGAAGGCGAAGGCCACGTACCAGGTGATGCAGTTCATCGGCAGGCGCTCGTTGGCGTCGGGCGTATCGGTCCACGTGCTGTAGCTGGAGGTGCATCGGATCGCCGACCTGAACACCGCCGGGTCCCGCGGCAGGTTGGCCTCGTCCCAGGCAGAATTCCACCCGCTCCCCACGATCTGCGGGTGCGCGCCCGCGCCCGCCGTCGGCCGGCTCTCTGGATAGGCGTCGACGAACCTCCGGAATCGCCCCACGGTCACCTCGAACCGGTCCAGCTCGAAGCCGCTCACCGTGGCCGGAAACGTGATGTCGTTGCCGCGATCGAAGGTCCCTCCCGGGACCGCCATCGTCGCGCAGCAGCGCTCGTTGCCTTCCGGTCCGCAGGTCTCGGGCAACCCGCCGCAGCTCGGGCGATCGGTGCATGTTCCGACGGCACATAAGGGCAGCGAGCCCGCGCATGGCGCCGAGCTCTCCCACTCGCCGCCATTGCACCGTTGCGGCGTCTTGTCGTCACAGCGACGCTCGCCCGTCGAGCACCCTCCACCGCCTGCGGCGGTGGAGCTGCTCGACGTGGGGGCGGTCGAGCTCGTCGACGGGGGATCGCCGCCCGCGGCGCCGCCGCCCGCGGCGCTGGTCGAGGTCGCGCCGCCGCCGATGCTCCCGGCGCTGTTCGTGTCTGTGTCGCCGCTGCTACGCGTGGCCGTGCTGTCGCCGGCACCTGCGCCACCCGTGCTCCCGGTCGCCGCGGCGCTGCGGTCGTCTGGGATGTAATCGTCGCCGAGCCCGACGAGCGTGCCGCATCCGCTCGCGACAAAGACCAATGCCCCCCACCACCATCCCGCGCGTCTTCCGAGCATCTCGATTCTTACAGCCGCTCCACGGGTGCTGTCCACCAGGGTGCTCGCCGCGGGCGCCACGAGGTGTTGTGTCCTGTCCGGAAGGCGCTCCCGGGACGCGCCGGCTGCGCCCGTGGGCATCCGCGCCTCGAATCGCGCCGGCACCCGGACCGACGGCCCGTACGGCGGTATCGGGGGCGGCGCGGTCTTCGCGGGAGACCGAGCGTGGCCGGCTCCGGCGCACGAGCCCCTCCGAGCGCAATCAGCGCCGCGTCAGAAGAGCCCCTGTTCGCGCATGCATGCCTTCAATGCCTGACGCAAATTCTGGTACAGGCGGAGGTGGTCGAGCCCGACGCCGAGGCCGACGAGCGTCTGGGCGACATCGGCCCGGACGCCCACGAGGACCCCAGTTGCGCCGAGGAGCCCCACGGCGCCGACGATCCGGAGGAGATGGTCGCTGGTGGCCGTGTCGATCACGGCGATGCCGGTGAGATCGAGGATGACATAGCGGGCCTGTGTCCGCACGACCGCGTCGAGCAGCTCCGACGTCATCCTGCTGA
The DNA window shown above is from Sorangium aterium and carries:
- a CDS encoding serine/threonine-protein kinase, which produces MLAEGIVFARRYRVVRLIATGAMGAIHEVTHIATERRRALKVMHAHLFQSEEMRERFKLEACITATIECEHIVDVFDAGVDEATGMPFLVMELLRGEELGERLKRTSRLPPADVVTYLHQAALALDRTHAANIVHRDLKPANIFLSQREDGSIRVKILDFGVAKLVAEGATAAGATRSLGTPLYMAPEQFQVGKRLTSAADIHALGMMAYTLLVGFPYWDPEANEASDVFAFAMLAVRGPQEPPVQRARSLGVTLPPGFDAWFARATALDPAARFRRATDAVSALGEVFGMPVCGARVAAAASSPPSPRAGQGSPSSPEALSAIPRTGAAPGMTVAPEHGADPDRGRFAATSTGAAITSLPPKARRKPLAAGIALGVGTLAGAALWLSQPASSADEPAAAGVAAAISTASEPSTAAPAPLATAPEPRAAIPEPSSPPTLAPAPPPAVTPSADAPVVAAPVSSASAPGPQGKLPTNASKPVPGSRESAPRPSTPEDLFSRY
- a CDS encoding STAS domain-containing protein, producing MTIHALSTPVIEVWDGIVTLPLLGHFDAERVSRMTSELLDAVVRTQARYVILDLTGIAVIDTATSDHLLRIVGAVGLLGATGVLVGVRADVAQTLVGLGVGLDHLRLYQNLRQALKACMREQGLF
- a CDS encoding formylglycine-generating enzyme family protein — encoded protein: MPETCGPEGNERCCATMAVPGGTFDRGNDITFPATVSGFELDRFEVTVGRFRRFVDAYPESRPTAGAGAHPQIVGSGWNSAWDEANLPRDPAVFRSAIRCTSSYSTWTDTPDANERLPMNCITWYVAFAFCAWDGGRLPTEAEWNYAAAGGSEQRVYPWSAPPSSTTLDVDHAAHDCLPGGPTLCMYTHMKTVGSKSPLGDGRWGHADLAGNMSEWTLDSYLGYPTPCTDCAQLAAHGQRIIRGGGWNDESSRLTTSSRGHYPANDNGRAIGFRCVRTP